Genomic window (bacterium):
CGAAGACGCCAAGGCGGGCAACACCGCCGCGGCCATCGCCGCCTATGAAGAGGCCTGCAAGGCCTCCCCCGACTATCTGCAGGCGCATATCAACGTCGGGGCAATATACTACGAACAAAGCAAGCTCGATCTGGCGGCCAACCATCTCGAGGCGGCGGTGAAGATCGATTCGACCTCCGCCGACGCGTGGAAGAACCTCGGTCTGGTCTACGCGCAGGCCGGCAAGTTTGATCAGGCCGCGGCCGCCTTTACGCGGCTGGGCGCAATCGACGCCAAGTCGGCCGCCGCCGGCTGGGCCACCCTGGGCGCCGCCAAGAAAAAGAAAGGCGACACCGCCGGCGCCAAGGCGGCCTACGAAATGGCGATCAAGGCCGACCCGTCCGACTCCAAGTCGCTTTACAACCTCGGCAACATTCAGAAGGACGCCAACCAGTTCGAGGAAGCCATCGCCACATACAAAAAGGCGATCGCCGCCAACCCGAAATACATCGAGGCCTACTACAACCTCGCCATCTGCTCGCATCAACTCGACATGGAAAGCTGCGTCCCGGACTACGAGGCCTTCCTCAAGGTCGCGCAGGGCAGCTCCAAGTGGAAAAGCAAGGTGACCGAGGTGCAGGGGATCGTCAAACAGATCAAGGATTACCTCGCCGCCAAGGGCGAGTAACGCGCTCGTACGAACGTCCCCGCGGGCGGGCCTCCGGGCCCGCCCGTTTTTTGTGACGGTTTCGCAATTGTTCCTCCTGGCTTTGTCCGGTAAATTCCCGCGAATCGCTGACGCTTCCCCGGCCTACGGCCGCGTCCGATTCCGCAAGTATGGCGCCGCATCGCATCTCTCATCGTGTCTCCGCCGCGGGCGAGGTCTGCCTGCGTGTCGGGTTTGCCGCCAACCTCGTGCTGGTGATCGGCAAGCTGCTCGCCGGGGTGATGGGCCAGTCCCAGGCATTGATCGCCGACGGGTTCAACTCCATGCTCGATCTGGTCGCGGGGACCATCGCGCTGATCGGCTACCGTGTCGCCGCCAAGCCGCCCGACCGCGACCATCATTACGGCCACGGCAACGCCGAAACTGTCGCGGCGTTGATCGTCGGCCTGCTCATCGTCGCCACCGGCAGCATCATCGTGCGCGATGCGGTGGTCACGATCTGGGAGGGGACCGCCAGACGTCCGGCGCTCTGGACGGTCTATGTCGCCGTCGCGGTCATCCTGCTGAAACTGGGGCTTTTCCTCTACAGCCACCGTGTCGCCGCGCGCGAGCGCAGTCTGGTGGTGCGCGCCACCGCCACCGATCATCTCTCCGACGTGATCGCCACATTCGGCGTGCTGGTCGGCGTGGCCGGCTCGCAGCTCGGCTATCCGGTGCTCGACCCGGTCGCCGCCTTCTGGGTCGCGGCGGTCATCCTCTATCACGCCTTCAAGATCATCCGCGAAAACACCTTCGTCCTTCTGGGTGGCGCGCCGCCGCAGGAGACCATCGATGATATCGTCGCGACCTTGCGTTCGGTGCCCGGTGTGCTCGGCCTGCACCGCACCAAGGTGCGCACCGCCGGACGCGGCGTGATTGTCGACACGGAAATCCTCGTCGACGGCGGCTTGTCGATTGATGTTGCCCACGATATCGCCAACACCGCCAGCGACACGGTGATGGCCGCCTACCCCGGCGTCTTCGATGTCGTGGTGCATATTGAACCGTACACGCCCGAACGCGATGCCGAGGGCGCCGATCCACTCACTCCGCGCCATCGGATGCCCCGCCCGGAGGCCCGTTGATGAAGCGCTGGCTCATCCTCGCCGAAGGCGCCGCGGCCGGTCAGTTCGCGCCGCTGGATCTGACCCGTCCCGGCTTTTTCCTGCGCGACGGCGCCTTCACCAACGCCGAGCGCTGGATCGCGCTCCTGCGGCCGACCGCCGTCGCCTACGAGACCCGCGCGCAGTTTCAGCCGCTGCTGGCCGAGCTGGCTCCGGCCGCGGGGGAGAAGCCCGCGCGCGCCGGCGCCCAACCGGATGAGATCTGGACGATCGAAGGATTGGTCCAGCCGCTGGACGATCCGCGCTGGGCCACCGGACGGTTTCCCGATTTCAGTTGGTCGTCGGGCGCCGCCCGCATCTCCAAGGTTTCGGCGCGCGTCAAGTCGGCGCCGCCGGCGCCGTCGCCGATGCCGTTTCGCGCCCTCGACGGCCTCTGGAACCTGATCGAGCATCTGCCGGAGCAATTGCGCTTCGATTTCGCGCTCTGGTCGCGCGCGCGCAGGATGACCACGGCCCGCCTTCCCGGCGCGTCACGCGGTGTGCACATTGTCGGCGACCGCCGACGCCTCCGGGTGGGGAAAGGCGTCACGATCCATCCGCAGAATGTGCTCAACACCGCGACCGGCCCGATCATTCTCGATGATGATGTCACGCTTGAGCCGTTCAATCGCATCGACGGTCCCGCCTACATTGGCAAGGGGAGCGCGTTGCTGGGCGGGAAGTTCACCGGCGGCGCCGCCATCGGCCCCGGCTGCAAGATCGGCGGCGAGTGGGAGGCCTCGATCGCGCAGGGATTCGTCAACAAGGCCCACGCCGGCTTTTTCGGGCATGGCATCCTGGGCGAGTGGGTCAACCTCGGCGCCATGACCACCAACAGCGATCTGAAGAACACGTATGGAACCGTCCGGGTCGCCCGCCACGGGGCCGAGGTCGAAACGGGACTCATTAAGGTAGGGTCGTTCATCGCCGATTATTCCAAGACAGGGATCGGCACATTGATCCCGACCGGCGCCACCTGGGGAGTGGGCGTCAATTACTTCGGCGGCGATCTGGCCCCCCGGGATCTGCCGTCGTTTGTCTGGGGGACGCGAGGGAACCTTGTCGAGCACCGTCTGGACCGGATGCTGTCCACCGCCGCCGCGGCCATGGCGCGCCGCGCCGCGGCGCTGCGCGCGTTGGCGCGGCCCGATGGCCTCACCGACACGCAGCGGACGCTGCTGACCGCCTTGTTCGACGGGACCGCCGCCGCGCGCGGCGCATTTCTGCGACGGCAACGGGAATAGGATTCACGATCGCCATGCCTGAACTGCGCAAAGATCCGATTAGCGGACGCTGGGTGATCATCGCCACCGATCGCACCGAGCGGCCCAACGATTTTCGACGCGTCTCCGAGGCGCGCCACACCGATCCGGCCAACTGCCCGTTCTGCCCCGGCAACGAGCGCGAGACGCCGCATGAACTGGTCGCGGTGCGCGGCAACGGCTCCGCGCCCGACACCCCGGGCTGGCAGGTGCGCGCCGTGCCCAACCGCTATCCGGCCTTACGCATCGAAGGGGATCTCAACCGCGAGGGACTCGGCGTTTACGACAAGATGAACGGCGTCGGCGCCCATGAGGTCATCATCGAGACCCCCAACCACGACGAAGAACTGGCCGACCTCGATGAACGCCGCATCAACGATGTCCTGCGTGTCTGCCAGTGGCGCGTCAGCGACCTCATGCACGATGAGCGCTTCCGCTATGTCCTGCTGTTCAAAAATCAGGGCCAGGCGGCCGGCGCGTCGCTGGAACACGCACACACGCAACTGATCGCCACGCCGGTCGTGCCGCGGCAGGTGATCGAGGAACTCGAAGGCGCCCGCTACTACTTCAACCACCGCGAGCGCTGCATCTTCTGCGATATCGTGCGGCAGGAGATCTCCGACGGCGAGCGGCTGGTCGACCAGACCCCGCACTTTGTCGCGCTTTCGCCCTATGCCGCCCGGTTCCCGTTTGAGACGTGGATCTTGCCGCGCGGGCATCAGCCGGCCTACTGGACGATCAGCGAGGAACACCGGCTCGAATTCGCCACCATCCTGCGCCGGGTGCTGCTGCGCCAGCGCGCCGCCCTCGGCGATCCATCGTTCAACTACATGGTCCACAGCTCCCCCTTCGGGCTGGAGAGGGATCCCGAGTACCACTGGCACCTGGAAATCATCCCGCGTCTGACCAGCATCGCCGGTTTCGAGTGGGGGACCGGGTTCCACATCAACCCCACCTCGCCGGAGGAAGCCGCCTCCGTCCTGCGCCAGACCGATTGGACCGCCGCCCTCGGCGCCGCAGCCGGCCTCAAGACCCAGTGACGGGCCCGGCGGAAACGAGACCGCATTGCGTATTCTGTTTGCCACATCGGAAGTGGTGCCCTTCTCCAAGACCGGCGGTCTGGCCGATGTCGCCGGCGCGCTCCCCGAAGCGATCGCGCAACTGGGGCATGAAGTGCGGGTGGTGTCGCCCTTCTATGCCGCTCAGTTTCACCGCGATCATCCGACCGTGCCCCACGACGGCCTGGCGGTGTCGCTTGACTTCAATGGCATCCCGCAGACGTTCAAGCTGCGCCGCCCCGCCAACTGGAAAGGGAAGGCCCAGCATTATTTCGTCGAGCACCCCAATTACTACTCGCGTTCCGGCCTGTATGTGGAACTCTCAACCGGCCGCGACTACCCCGACAACGATGTCCGGTTCGCCTTCTTCTCCCGCGGCATCCTCGAGCTGCTGTCGCAGGCGAAGTGGGTGCCCGAAATCATCCATCTCAACGACTGGCAGACCGCGCTCGCGGCGGCGTATCTGAAACTGAAGGCCGCCGAGGTGCCATCGCTGCAGAAGACCCGCACGCTCCTGACCGTGCACAACATGGCGTATCAGGGGGTATTCCCGCTCGAACGGTTTCCGTTTCTCGGCTTCGATGAGGCGTTGGCCGAGCCGATGGGGCCGTTTGAGTTTTTCGGCAAGATCAACTTCCTGAAGGCCGGTCTGGTCTACGCCGACAAGATCAACACCGTCTCGCCGACCTACGCCCGCGAGATTCAGTCCTCCTCCGAATACGGAGCCGGGCTGGAGGGGATCCTGCGCCAGCGTTCCGCCGACTTGTCCGGCATCCTCAACGGCGTTGATGTGGAGATCTGGAACCCGGCGACCGACAAACTGATCCCCGCCACTTACGACGCCGCGCATCTCGAGGGCAAGGCGGCCAACAAGCGGGCGCTCTGCGAGGCCTGTGGCTTCGCCAGGGAGCGCTGGGACCGTCCACTGGTCGGCATGATCACCCGGTTGGCCGAGCAGAAGGGACTCACACTGGTGGCCAACGCCGCCGAACGGCTCTTCGCGCTTGATGTCAATCTGGTCCTGTTGGGCACCGGTGATCCGGCGCTGCAGAAGACATTCGGGGCCTGGAACGAGAGCTTCGCCGGCCGTTTCCGCGGCTATTTTGCCTTCGACAATGCGCTGGCGCACCTGATCGAGGCGGGCGCCGACATCTTCCTGATGCCCAGCCGCTATGAGCCCTGCGGACTCAACCAGATGTACAGTCTGCGCTATGGCACCATCCCGGTGGTCCGTGCCACCGGCGGCCTGGCCGACACCGTCATAGACGCCGATGCCCGTCCCGAGGAGGGCAACGGCTTTGTATTCAACGACTACACCGAACAGGCGATGCTGGCCGCCCTCCGGCGGGCGGTGGCCGCCTATGGCGACCGGGCGCGCTGGACCGCCCTGCAGCGACGTGGCATGGCCGCCGATTTCTCCTGGACCCATGCCGCCGGCGAGTACCTGCGGCTCTACCAGGCGGCAATCGACCGTTGACAGACCCCGCAAGGATGGCGATAATATCGCTGTGTCGGGCGCGCGATTGTTGGGCGCCCGCATTTTTGTTAGCCAAAGCCCCGGCGGCGCTGGGGCGCGGAATCAGGCACAGACGATGAGCGACGCGCACGGCCCCGTTTATCTTTCGCCCGAAGGGCACAAGAAGCTCACCGAGGAGCTCAAACGGCTCAAGACGGTGGACCGTCCGCAAATCGTGGCCGAAATCTCCCGCGCCCGCGACCACGGCGACCTGTCGGAGAACGCCGAATACCACGCCGCCAAGGAGCGCCAGGTCCACCTCGAGCGCAAAATCGCCGAACTGGAATTCAAACTTTCCCGCGCCCGTGTGGTCGAATCGACCGCCGACGATGGCCGTGCCTATCTGATGTCGTTTGTCCGCGTCCGCGACCTCAGATCCGGCGAGGAGATCAAATATCAGCTGGTCTCGCCGGAGGAAGCCGATTTCGATTTGGATCGCATCTCGATCAAATCTCCGGTCGGCGCCGGCCTGTTGGGCAAGACAGCCGGGGACAAGGTAACGATCAAGGTCCCCGCCGGCGAACTGGCCTACGAAGTTCTCGAAGTCACCCGCGGCGACTGATCGCCCTCCCATTCGTTTTGTGAACCACAAAATCGGGAGGGTAAGGCCCGAAGGTGCCCAGACTGCTCTTCGGTCCGGTGACGGCCAAGGCAGGTCTCCGACCTGCCCTTGCGATTCCCAATTCATCGCCATTTCACACCACATCAGACACACTCACGCACCGTCATCCCAAGACCCGGCGCTCTTTGCCAGGTCTTGGGATCCTTGTTGCACTTTTTCCGGTGACGACCAAGGCAGTTCTCAGACGTGCCCCCACGATTCCCAATTCATAACGACCACAGCGGGCGGGCTTTGACCCGCCGTCATTCCCCAATGCACAAAACCCCGCGCCAACGGGCGCGGGGCTTTGTGTCTGACAGGGGTGGTTGGAGTTGCTACTTCAGCAAAGTCATTTTGCGTGTCTGCACGCCGGACGCGGTCTGCACCCGGTAGAGATACAACCCGGAGGCCAGCGAGTTGCCGTGCTCATCACGGCCATTCCACTCGACTTCCACCCAACCGGCTTCGCTGTGCCCGGCGGCGCCCCAGACGCGGCGGCCGAGGATGTCGTAGATGGCCAGAGTGTAATCGGTCGCCACGTTGGTGCCGAAGCGGATGATCGTGCCGGCGTTGAACGGATTCGGGTAGTTCTGTGCCACGGTGAATTCGGTCGGCAACGCCGCCTTGGCGGTGTTGACCAGCGACGGCATGACCCAGCCGTCGGATGTGGCCAGATCATGCGTCGACAGGACCGCCTCGTTGGCGTGCGTCATCGCGATCGACACAATCTGACGCGACCCGGCCGGGATGATCTCGGTCGTGTCGCTGTAGACCAGCAGACGCAGCTGGTTGCCGTCGCGATGGGCGCGCACCTTCATGTTGGCCGCCTCCGGCGCGAGCGTCACTTCGCCCACCGTCGCCCCCTCGGGCAGATCGACGATGAAGTGCGCGCCGCCGATATCCAGCTCGGAATCCCAGCGGATCGAGAGCGCCTCGCCGACCGCGTCGGTCGAGATCGCCACCGGCGACGCCGTGGCCAGCTTCGGATGGCCGCCCGGAGGATAGGGCTGTTCATCGCCGGTAATGATGCGGATGAGGTAGACCAAATCGGCGATGGTGAGCACCAGGCCGTCGTCATTGATGTCCGACGCCAGGATCTGGACATCCTTCCAGATCGGATCCCAGACCGAGTTGCCGTAGATGAAGAAGTTCGTGTAGAGCACCGCGTCGCCGATCTCGTTGGCGATGCCGTTGAGATTCAGGTCGCCGCGGTCATCGGGCGGCTCGAGGATGCAGATACGGCCGTTCTCAAAGCAGATGCCCGGAACCGGGTCGGCCTTGGCGTTGCTCTGGCAGCTGTCGAAATCGTACGTCTCCTCGATGAACAGCGTGTCGCCGGTGCGGCTGGAGATCGCGTTGTCGCCGCACTGGAACCAGCACCAGTAGATCGGGATGCACTGGCCGATGAAGTTGCGGTCGCTGGTCAGCACAAAGGTCAGATTGGCGATCGTGCCGACCGGCTTCCACGCGTTCGGGTCGGTGATCGGCTTGCCGTTGTTCATGTCGGTGATGCCGATCAGGCGGATGATCCCCGACGGGCAGCCGCCGACGCAGTTGCCGAAGACGCCCAGACGGTAGGTGAAGTACTCCCACGCCGCCAGCGACGGCCCCTTGGCCACCTGGGTGAGGAAGATGCCGGTCTCGTCATAGCAGAGCAGCAGATCGAAGCCGCCCATCTGTTCCTTGGCAAACTGCAGGACAATCGGCACCGTGACCGCCTGCCCGTTGAGCCCGTCGGTCGGCTCCTCGCCGCCGATGGTCAACTTGAAGATGCAGTTGCAGTCTTCGGTGTTGAGATTGACCGTCACGCAGAACGACGACTGGCAGGTCTGATTGCACGAGTCGGTGCAGGCGATGGTCACGCAGTACTGGCCCGGCTCGGTCGGCGTGAAGGTCCAGAAACCGCCGAGCAATTCGCCCGGACCGCTGGTGATCGCGCAACTGCGCAGGTTGTTGTTCGGGTCGCTCGCCCCCACCGGCAGTTGGATCGTGGCCAGCGAGCAGAGGAAGGTGAAGGTCGTGTCGCCGGGGATGTTGCACACCGGCGGATCGTTGATGACGAAGTTGACCTTGAAACTGCCCTCGCAGGCGGCGTTGCACGAGTCGGCGCACATCACCGACACCGTGACCTCCTGATCGCCGGTCGGCGTGTAACACCACTGCCCGTTGGTCAGCGTTCCCGGCCCGGCGGTCAGCGTGCAGACCTTGAAATTGCCGTCGGGGTCGGTCGCCGAGACCGGCAGACAGACCGGTGTCGGCGCGCACTGGAAGATCGTCGTGTCGCGCGGCAGGTTGCAGACCGGCGGCTGATTCAACGTGACCGTGACGTTGATCGTGTCCTGATCGAACAGCCCGCACGGATCGGCGACCTTGACGATGATCGTCGAGACCCCCGAGCCGGTCGGCGTGAAGCAGACCCGGTTGGCCGCGGTGTCGATGGCGCCCGGGCCGGACAACTTGGTCTCGACCAACCCCGCCAGACCGTCCGGATCGTTGACCGTGTACGGCAGGCAGATCGGCTGCGCGGCGCACTGGAAGACCGACGTGTCGCGCCCGAAGGCGATGACCGGCGGATCATTGAGATTGACGGTCACGACAATCGTGTCCTGATCAAACAGCCCGCAGGAATCGGTGACGCGCGCAATGATCGTGTGCGCGCCGGCTCCCGGCGGCGTGAAGCAGACACGGTTGGCGACGGTGTCGATCGTCGCGCCGGGCGGCGCGCTGATAATCGACTCGGTCCACTTGGCCGGGACATCCGGATCGGAAACCGTGTACGGCAGGCAGATCAGCGTCGGCGCGCATTGGAACAGCGACGAATCATTACCGAAGGCGATCGTCGGCGGACCGTTGAAGCGGATGTCCACTTGGAACGAGCCGGAGCAGGTCGCGCCGCAGGCATCGGTGCAGGTGATTGTCACGTTGACAACCCCCGGGGCTGTCGGTGTATAGCACCAGAATCCATTGGCGACCGCGCCCGGACCGGAGGTGACCACGCAATTGACCGGGACGTCATCGGCCGTCGCCGAGACCGGCAGACAGATCGGCTGCGAACCGCAGACCCGCACGATTGTGTTGCCCGGCAGGTTGCAGTTCGGCGGCGTTGACGGCGTGATCGTGATCACCGCCGTGTCGAGGTCAAACGCCCCGCAGGCATCCTGCACCCGCGCGATGAAGGTGTAAGCGCCCGGCGCGGTCGGGGAGAAGCAGATCTTGTTGAGCGCCGTGTCGATCGCCGCGCCCGTCGGGCCGGAAACCAGCGATTCCACCAGACCGGCAAAGCCGTTCGGGTCGCTGACGGTGTAGGTCACGCAGACCGGATTCTGCGCCGTGCAAAGCTCCTCGGAGCGGTCGGTCGCCAGCGTGATCGTCGGCGGGCTGTTGATGTTGAAGCGGGCAATGAAGGTCTGCTCGCAGGACTCGCCGCAGATGTCGGTGCAGTGCACCGTGATCGTGTCGACTTCGGTCCCGGACGGCGTGTAGCACCACTGCCCGTTGGACAACGTGCCCACCCCGGCAACCAGACTGCAGACCACCGGCGGATTGGCGCTGGTGGCCGAGATCGGAATGCAAACCTGCGTCGGCGTGCAGATGGTGAAGGTCGTGTCCAGCGACGGGATCTGGCAGACCGGCGGTTGCGGCACCGGATAGGTCAGCGTAAACGAGATGCAGCAGGAGTCGCCGCACTCGTCGTAGCAGCAGATCGTGACGTTGACCGTCTCGCCGGGGCCGGGTTCATAGAACCAGGTCGTCCCCGACAGCCAGCCCGGTCCCGAGGTGATGATGCAGGTGTCGAGCTTGCCTTCCGGATCGGTCACCGCGAACGAGACAAACGCCGTCTCCGGCAAGCAGGCCGGCGGCACCGGCGTGTTGAACTCGCAGATCGGCGGCTCGTTGAGATTGAAGCTGACCGTGAACGTGTCCTCGCAGACCGCGCCGCAGGCATCGGCGCAGCGAATGACGACATCGAACGACTCATCGCCGGCTGGCGTGTAGCACCACTGCCCCTGCGCCAGCACACCCGGGCCGCTCACCAGCTCGCAACCCACCAGGTTGCCGTCGATGTCGGTCGCCGAAACCGGCAGGCACAACGGCGAGGCGAAGCATTCGACAATCGCGGTGTCGCCCGGGATGTTGCAGACCGGGCCGGCATTCAGGACGATCCGCGCCACCACGGTGTCGCAGTCCTGCGCCGCGCACGAATCGGTCGCGCAAACGATGATGCGGTAGTACCCGGCGGTGTCGGGCGCAAAGCAGACCCGAGCCCCGTCGATCCAACCCAGTGACGCGGCCAGCGTTGCGATGTTCGCGTTCGGGTCGGTGGCGGCAAAGGGCCCCACGCAGACCGTGTCGGAAGCGCACAGGAAGATTGTCGTGTCGGCCGGGCCGGTCACGACCGGCGGATCGTTGACGTCGATGCGCACCACGATCGTGTCGGCGTCCTCGGCGTTGCACGGGTCCTTGGCCTTGACGATGACCGTATAGAGTCCTTCGCCGGTCGGGGTGAAGCAGACGCGGTTGTTGGCGGCATCAAATGTCGCGCCCGCAGGAGCGGAGACCAGCGTTTCGATGATTCCCGCCGGGCCGTTGGCGTCCGAGACGCCATAGGTCACACAGACCGGGCCGAGCGCGCACTGGCGGATCGTCGAGTCGGGACCGAAGGTCACTACCGGCGGGCTGTTGAGCGTAACGGTTACCCGGATCGTGTCACGGTCCTCGGCGCCGCACGGATCGGTCACCTTGGCGATGACCGTATACGTCCCGCTCACCGGCGGCGTGAAACAGACACGGTTCTGAAGCGTGTCGATCACCGCTCCGGCCGGACCGGTGACCAGCGATTCCATCAATCCCGCCAGACCCTGCGGGTCGGAGACGGTGTAGGGAACGCAGATCTGCGACGGTGTGCAGCCGCCGGTGCCGAAGTCGGCGCCGAAGGCGATCGTCGGCGGCCCGCCGACGGTCACATTGACCACAATCGTGTCGTAATCGACGCCGCCGCACGAATCGACAACACGCGCAATGATCGTGTGCGTGCCGTTGGTCGTCGCATCGAAGCACACCCGGTTGTTCAGCGTGTCGATCGCGCCGGGCCCGGCCACCTGCGACTCGATCAGCCCCTGCAAGCCATCCGGATCCGACACGGCGTAGGGCAGGCAGATCGGACCGGGCTGGCAGAGCGTGATGGAGGTGTCGTTGCCGAAGCTGATGGTCGGCGGATTGGCCCCGCCGATGGTGACCACAATGGTATCCTGATCGAACAGACTGCATGTGTCGGTGATGCGGGCGATGAAGGTATAGACGCCCGGTCCGGCCGGCGTGAAACAGACCTTGTTGGCGGTCGGATCGATCGTGCCGGGGCCGGAGACCAGCGTCTCATGCGCGCCCGCGAAGCCGTCCGGGTCGGCGACCGTATAGGGCAGGCAGATCGCTCCCGGCGGCGGCTGGCAGGCGTAATACAGATCCGGACCGAAGGCGATCGACGGCGGATCATTCATGTCGATGGTGATCACCACCGTGTCGATGTCAAAGGCGCCGCATGGATCGGTGGTCTTGGCGATCAGGACATAGACACCCGACGTGTCGGGCGTAAAGTAGATGCCATTGACCTGGTCGCGGAACTCGCCGAAGCCGGAGAGATTCTCCTCGTACAACCCGCCGAGCCCGTCCGGGTCGGTGAGATTGTAGGTGATGCAGAGTTCGACCGGCACGCAGATGTCATACCAGGCGTTCAAGCCGAAGTTGATCGTCGGCGGATGATTCGGGCTGTTGGTGACGTTGAGCGTGTGGCACAACGACGTGCCGTTGATGTCGGTGCACCGCACCGCCGCATCGCCGCTGGTCGGATCGCAGGCGTTGTTCCCCGGCATCGGGCAGGGGGACGGCGCGGCCTCGCCCTCGTACTTGGCCCGCAGCGTGTAGTTGCCGGCCAGCGACGGCGCGCTGATCCAGCTGCAGGCGTTTCCGAATGCATCGGTGTAGACGGTGTCGGCGATGATCGCCGAATCCGGATCGGCGCAGTCGCCCAAAGCGAGGTAGAAGATGATCGGCCGATTGGCCAGCGGCTCCACGAACTCATCGCCGCACGATTGCCCCAGACAGACACAGGCCGGGAAATAACCATCCGGGCAGGTGCTGTCCGGAATCAGCGTCTTCCACTTGAGCACCGAGCTGCCGGCCACGAACGTGGCCTCGGCCGCCAGCCCCGAACTCAGGCCGCTGGCTTCGCTGGTCATCTGGTCGCCCAGCGGGGAGGACACCGGGAGGTACCAGTACGTATCGAATTTCCCGCCGATCGCGGCGTCGACATTCCAGGTGTCGGAATAACTGCCGTCGCTTAAGCGGATTTTCAACTCGACCGTCTCGCCGGTCTCAAAACCGGTGCCGCTGATGATGACCATTTCCCCCGGCAGGTAGGCGGGTTTGTCGGTCGAAAGCGTGACCACCGGCTGGCTGAGCGGAATAGTCTGCTCCGTCGAGCCTCCCGGCGGGAGCGACCGCGGCGGCTTGGGCGGTGTGAGCACATCGCCGGCCTGCGCCTGCGCCATCGGCGCAAGCAGGGCCAGACAAAGCGTCAGGACTGTCCAGCGCGGCAGTCGCGAAGGGACACGCATGACGGTCTTCATGGTATGGGAACCTCGCATGGAGTTATCCACAGGGGTGACCAGAGTATTCGATTGTGAACGGCCTTGATGGGTTCTGCTCATTCTGACAGGCTCCGACGACGGAGGCGTCATCCTGACGCAATGTCCTTCCGGGTCCTTTGGAAGGCAGACGCCAAAGATCACGGCGTCTTCAG
Coding sequences:
- a CDS encoding T9SS type A sorting domain-containing protein, with the protein product MRGSHTMKTVMRVPSRLPRWTVLTLCLALLAPMAQAQAGDVLTPPKPPRSLPPGGSTEQTIPLSQPVVTLSTDKPAYLPGEMVIISGTGFETGETVELKIRLSDGSYSDTWNVDAAIGGKFDTYWYLPVSSPLGDQMTSEASGLSSGLAAEATFVAGSSVLKWKTLIPDSTCPDGYFPACVCLGQSCGDEFVEPLANRPIIFYLALGDCADPDSAIIADTVYTDAFGNACSWISAPSLAGNYTLRAKYEGEAAPSPCPMPGNNACDPTSGDAAVRCTDINGTSLCHTLNVTNSPNHPPTINFGLNAWYDICVPVELCITYNLTDPDGLGGLYEENLSGFGEFRDQVNGIYFTPDTSGVYVLIAKTTDPCGAFDIDTVVITIDMNDPPSIAFGPDLYYACQPPPGAICLPYTVADPDGFAGAHETLVSGPGTIDPTANKVCFTPAGPGVYTFIARITDTCSLFDQDTIVVTIGGANPPTISFGNDTSITLCQPGPICLPYAVSDPDGLQGLIESQVAGPGAIDTLNNRVCFDATTNGTHTIIARVVDSCGGVDYDTIVVNVTVGGPPTIAFGADFGTGGCTPSQICVPYTVSDPQGLAGLMESLVTGPAGAVIDTLQNRVCFTPPVSGTYTVIAKVTDPCGAEDRDTIRVTVTLNSPPVVTFGPDSTIRQCALGPVCVTYGVSDANGPAGIIETLVSAPAGATFDAANNRVCFTPTGEGLYTVIVKAKDPCNAEDADTIVVRIDVNDPPVVTGPADTTIFLCASDTVCVGPFAATDPNANIATLAASLGWIDGARVCFAPDTAGYYRIIVCATDSCAAQDCDTVVARIVLNAGPVCNIPGDTAIVECFASPLCLPVSATDIDGNLVGCELVSGPGVLAQGQWCYTPAGDESFDVVIRCADACGAVCEDTFTVSFNLNEPPICEFNTPVPPACLPETAFVSFAVTDPEGKLDTCIITSGPGWLSGTTWFYEPGPGETVNVTICCYDECGDSCCISFTLTYPVPQPPVCQIPSLDTTFTICTPTQVCIPISATSANPPVVCSLVAGVGTLSNGQWCYTPSGTEVDTITVHCTDICGESCEQTFIARFNINSPPTITLATDRSEELCTAQNPVCVTYTVSDPNGFAGLVESLVSGPTGAAIDTALNKICFSPTAPGAYTFIARVQDACGAFDLDTAVITITPSTPPNCNLPGNTIVRVCGSQPICLPVSATADDVPVNCVVTSGPGAVANGFWCYTPTAPGVVNVTITCTDACGATCSGSFQVDIRFNGPPTIAFGNDSSLFQCAPTLICLPYTVSDPDVPAKWTESIISAPPGATIDTVANRVCFTPPGAGAHTIIARVTDSCGLFDQDTIVVTVNLNDPPVIAFGRDTSVFQCAAQPICLPYTVNDPDGLAGLVETKLSGPGAIDTAANRVCFTPTGSGVSTIIVKVADPCGLFDQDTINVTVTLNQPPVCNLPRDTTIFQCAPTPVCLPVSATDPDGNFKVCTLTAGPGTLTNGQWCYTPTGDQEVTVSVMCADSCNAACEGSFKVNFVINDPPVCNIPGDTTFTFLCSLATIQLPVGASDPNNNLRSCAITSGPGELLGGFWTFTPTEPGQYCVTIACTDSCNQTCQSSFCVTVNLNTEDCNCIFKLTIGGEEPTDGLNGQAVTVPIVLQFAKEQMGGFDLLLCYDETGIFLTQVAKGPSLAAWEYFTYRLGVFGNCVGGCPSGIIRLIGITDMNNGKPITDPNAWKPVGTIANLTFVLTSDRNFIGQCIPIYWCWFQCGDNAISSRTGDTLFIEETYDFDSCQSNAKADPVPGICFENGRICILEPPDDRGDLNLNGIANEIGDAVLYTNFFIYGNSVWDPIWKDVQILASDINDDGLVLTIADLVYLIRIITGDEQPYPPGGHPKLATASPVAISTDAVGEALSIRWDSELDIGGAHFIVDLPEGATVGEVTLAPEAANMKVRAHRDGNQLRLLVYSDTTEIIPAGSRQIVSIAMTHANEAVLSTHDLATSDGWVMPSLVNTAKAALPTEFTVAQNYPNPFNAGTIIRFGTNVATDYTLAIYDILGRRVWGAAGHSEAGWVEVEWNGRDEHGNSLASGLYLYRVQTASGVQTRKMTLLK